The DNA segment AGATGTGCAGGGTCGGCCGTGGTAAAGGTGGTGTTGATGGCCTGATTGGGATCGCCCACGCGCACCCAATGACTGCCGCCCGCGCCTTGCGTGCCGCGCTCATGGGTGTTGGTCAACAGGCGCAGCATCTTCTCTTGCAGCAGGCTGGAGTCCTGGGCTTCATCTTCCAGCACGTAGGGCCAGCGCCGGCGCAATCGCTCCAGAAAATCGGGCGCCAGGCGCAGGGTCAACAGCGCCAGGCGAAGCAGATCATCGAAGTCCACCATGTTGCGCATCTGCAGGCCGCGCTGATAGGTCTCATAGACGTTCAGACCCAGGCGCAGCAGCACCCGCGACGGCTCTTCCAGGTTGCCCAGGCGTGCTCGCAGTTCGACCGGCGTCAGTTCCAGGTCTTTGGCGCGACGGATGACCATGCTGGCGATATCGCGGGCCTGTTCAGGCCATTTCTCACGGCGGACGGTGGCCGCTTGAAATTCCTTGAGTGCCCCGCTCAGGATAAAATCGAGCGCGGCCGGCTCATTGCTGAGCTGATGGTGCAAGGCTTCGTCCAGCACTTGTTGGGCCGCCCGTTCATCCGCGATCTGAAAATCATCGGTCAGCCCGGCCAGCGCCGGCCGCATACGCACGATGTCGTTGGCCAGCGCGTGCAGCGTGCGCACGCGGTAGCCCACGTTGGGCAGCAGTTCGAACTCTGTGCTCAGGATTTGGGAAATGCGCTGGCGAAAGTTCTCCACCGCCGAGTTGGAAAAGGTGACGATGAGCACTTCGGGCGTCTCGAAGGGGTTGATGATCTCATCGCGGCGGGTTGCCAGTTCATGCACGAGCTGCGCGGCCAGATAGCTCAACGTTTGGGTTTTGCCACTGCCCGGCACCGCGCTGATCCCCAGGCGCCCCTCGCGAAATTCCAGCACGCGCGCCTGCGCTGGTCGCGGCACGAAACGGGGCGGCGGGCTGCTTGTCACCGCTCCTGCTTCCATCAGCGCTCCCATCGGCGCTCCCATCAGCCCCCCACCCCCTGGGGTTTTTCTCCCTGCCCCAGCACGCGCTGCAATACCTGCACCAGCATTCCCTGCTGCTCGAAACCCTGCTCTCCCCACTGCGTGATACCCAGGTGAACGCGAGTGCGGCAGCGCCGCAGGAGGCCCACCAGCAGGCGATAAAGATTCTGCTGTTTGGTTGCCACCTCATCGGCATCGGTCCAGATCCGGTCTTCACTCCAGCGCCGGCTGAGCACGTAGGGATGGGTCAGCGGCTGATCGAGGCGCTCGGCCCAGCCGGAGCTGCCGACATCCAGCCAGAATTGGTGCTGCACGGCACGGTTGCGCATCAAGAAGGTATAGGCAGGGGCAATCAGCACGGCGTCCTCATTCTCTTGCCAGCCGGCGACGAATAGCGCGCCGATCAGCCCGCTTTCCACCAGGCCCAGGTAATCGCGCCCCATGTCGAGCAGGGGGGTCTGTCCGACGCCGGCCACCGCCCAGCGGAACTTGCGCGCGGATTCGATCAACTGCGCGGCCACGCGGCCGGCGTCGAAATCGCCGTGAAAACGGAAGCCGGGCTGGCTCAGCACCTCGCCAAACAGGCGGCTGAGAAAATGATCGAGCGCCTGCACCTCTTCGACCCGGTAAGCCAACAGCCAACGGCGCAGTTGTTCGTAGGCCTGCCCCAACCGGTAGGTGATGCGCTCCTGCGCCTTGCCGGCGATGATGTCGAACGAGGTGAGCGTGGGCGCTTCGCCCGCTTTGGCGCGGTAAACGATGCGGCTGAGCAGATGGGCGCGCACCGGGTCAAGGCCGTCCAGCGCCAGGTAGAAGGCCTGCGCCACGTCCGCGGCCAGCGGCGGTAATTGCCAGCCGGGGTGCGCCAGGCTGGCCAGGGTCAACAGGCAGCGGGTGGCCGGTTCGGCGCGCAGTTCGCGCGAGGGCCGATGCGAACGGGCCGGTACGCCGCGCTGCGCCAGGCGATCCATCAACGAGAAGCGCAGGGAATCACTGACAAAGGGGGCCAGGACGGCAATCTCAGCCGCCGGCACGCGATCTTCATGCAGCAGATGGGCGATGGTATCGGCCGTCCAGTCGAGCATTTCGGGATAGAAGCGGCGCAGGGCCACGTCGAACGCGGCGCGGGCAACGCCAGGGGTCGCGGGCGCGGGGTCCGGTGCAGGCTCCGGCGCCGGGCGCGTGCTGAGCTGGCGCGTCAAGGCCAATGCCAGCGCCTGCACATCGTCGGATGAGACATAATGGGTGGTCAACGCCACCGCTTGCGTACAGACAGCCTGCAACTGTTGCGCCGAGTCCGGGTCGGCGCCCAGAAAAACCCGATAGCCGGCTTCCGCATCGTAGATGAGCAGCGCCGATTTCAGGTCAGGCAGCCAGAGCTTGAGCAGATCGTGCGCGACCGGCGTGTCCTCTTCCAGGTTATCCGCGATCAGATGGTCGTAGCTGCGAAAGAGCTGGGTACGACACCAGTCGTTGGCGAGCAACGTGCGGCTGAAGACCTGGATTTGCAGGGAAAAATCGAGCAGGTTGTTGTGCAGGCAGAACGTGCGGAAGGCATTGACCAGTTCTTGCGCGTCTTCGTACACGGTCAGGCGGTTCGAATCGTGCTGCCAGGCCCGTTGCAGGCGGCGCGCCACATCGGTGTGCGCAAAGCCGACCAGCGCGGCCTTGTTGAGGTTGTCGAGCACCTGGCTGATGATGCGCGGCTGGGAAAGCCCCACAGCATCCAGGCGACCGCTGGCGATGACCGGCTGCACCAGCCCGGCCATGTAGTATTGGGCTGTTTCTAACGTGAGAAAGACAGGCTCCCGGTCTGGATGGGCAAAGCCGGCATCCGCGGCAATCAGCGGCCAGTACAGTTCAACCTGGCTGCGCGCCAGTCCGCCCACGGTCTGCACGGTGACTTGACTGCCACTGCGCGCCAGGGCCGGCGCGGCCAGGGCGTCCCAGTAGGGGGCAGCCAGGCTGCGCTGGGGGGTCAACACCAGGATACGCCGCGCAGAGACGCCGCGTTGGCTCAACAGATGGCGCAGGCGGGCAACGCCCAGGGTTGTCTTGCCCACGCCGGCCGGGCCGTGCAGAAAGACCTTGTTGCCCTCGATGGCCCACGCGGGCAGATCGGCCAGGGTAGATTGGGTGGGAGATGGCAGCGAGTGAGAATCGGACATAGTCAGCGGTCAGGTCAGAGATCAGAGATCGGAGATCAGAGATCAGGGATCGGAGATCAGTTCAGCGATTGAAATCGCACCTAAAGGGCGTGCCGCCAGGCGTCCACCTGCGTGGCCGCGGAGGCCGGTCGGCGCAGGCCGACCTTGCGGCGGCACGCCCGTTCGCCCCGAATTCATTCGGCGGCCCCCCCCGAATTCATTCGGCCGGCGGAACGTTTACTTTTGCAACTGCATCGGCATGATGACCTGGGTGTAGTCTTCAGGGCCGGTGCCCACCGGGCGAATCACGCCGGGCAACGTTGAGCGGGTGGCTTCCAGCGCTACCTGGGGGGTGTCAATGGCAGACAAGGCGTCAATCAGGTACTTGGCATTGAAAGCGATCTCGTTGGCCTCACCTTCGACCAACGCGTCCATCTCACTGACATTGTCGCCCAGCTCGGCCGAGGTTGCGGTGATGGTCAAGGTGCCGGGCTTCAGGCCGTCGGCCGGTATGATTTGCAGGCGCACGGCGTTGGCCGCGTCGCGGGCGAACAGGAAGGCCATCCGCACCGTGCGCAAGAACGCCTGGGTGTCTAACACGGCGCGGGTCTTGAAGCCGCGCGGGACAATGGCGTTGTAGTCGGGGAAGGTGGCATCGAGCAATTGGCTGACAATGTCAACCTGGTGATAGCCGCCCTTGCTGTCGGTCTTGCCCCAGACGTGAAACATGATCTGATTACGCGTGGGTGTGATGGTGACCTCAACCGGGCGCTCGTCGCTGGCGTCGCTCACGATGCGCGCCACTTCACTGAGGGTGCGCGCCGGGACGATCACCGTGTTGCGCGTGCCCCCGATCATCCCCATGCCGCCGCTGCGTCGTGCCAGGCGGTAGCCATCGGTCGCGGCCATGGTCAGGCGTTCTTCTTCGAAGCGCACCTCGACGCCGGTCAACGTTGGGCGGCTCTCATCGGTCGAAGCCGCGAAGGCAACCTGGTTGATCATCTGGCGTAGGGTGGCTGGCGGCAGCTCGATGACCGCGGTCTCGCCTCGGTCAGCCATGGTGGGAATGGTAGGGAATTCGGCGGCATCAATGCCTTTGAAGTTGGCCTCGTAGCGCGCGCACTTCAGGTTGAGGGTCTGCGTGCGCACCGCCAGGTCCAGATCAATCTTTTCGGTGGGCAGCGAGTTGACGAATTCGGTCAGGATGCGGGTGGGTACCGTGATGGCTCCCTCATCCTCGACCTTGGCGCCAATCCAGCAGTTGATACCAATTTCAAGGTTGGTCGCCGCCAACTTCAATTGCCCCTGGTCGGTGGCGAGAAGGATATTACTGAGAACAGGGAGCGTACTACGGGAGGATACCGCTCGCCCGACGATCGAAAGGCCTTTGGCCAGATTTTCCTGCAAACAAGAGATACGCACGTGACAGCCTCCTTGGAGTGACGAGTGTCGTCTAGTGACTAGATTGCGGGCAAGTATACCATACAACCGGTATCTACTCCAATCTTTCTTTCAGCGCGGCGCTGCAAGACCGTTGCAAACAGAACCTTAAAATTATGAGCATGACAGAAGTAGCGTTTTTGCTGTAGGGCAATGAAAATCGGAGTTATTTTGCGTTCGGAAAAGATGTCTGTCCTAGATGTAGTGTAGTACAAATGTTCGGTGTGACCGACTTGACGTAAAAAGCCAAAATCACTGGTTTTTGACCTGAAAAGGGCGGTTGCGCGAGCGTGCAGGGCATGATAGAATGTTAAAGATCGTTAGCGTGGCGGATGACAGATGATGACAGATAATGACAGATAATGTATGGGATGGCCTGTATGAGCAATAGTATGGCCCCTGCCGTTCATTGGCAGGCAACACTGGGTGAATTGAAGCTGCAAATGCCGCGTGCCACGTTTGACACGTGGGTCAAAGACACAATCGTCGTTGGTTGTGAACTGGACGAGTATGTCATTGGCGTCCCCAACGCGTATGCCAAGGACTGGCTGGAGAACCGGCTCGGCCCGACCATGCGACGCACGTTGGCAGCCATTGTCGGTCGCGGGATTGATCTGCGTTTCGTCGTGCGCAACCGCGAGGCGTCAGAACCGCCGGCAGTTACGGAACGGCCGCTTCTTGACGTCGAAGCAAGGCATGGGGAGTCGCAGACTACCGAAACCGGTTATCGCAATGGCAACGGGCATGGCGCCAGAAGCGTTGCTTTTTCCGGCGCGGTGTCATCACCACCGCTCAACCCGCGCTACACCTTCGATGCCTTCATCGTTGGTTCGGCCAATCGGCTGGCGCATGCCGTTTCACAGTCGGTGGCGGAGAAACCGGGTGAGGCCTACAATCCCCTGTTTCTGTACGGTGACGTGGGCCTGGGCAAGACGCACCTGCTGCAGGCGATTGCACACGACCTGCAACGGCGCGGGCTGCGCGTCGTCTACGTCTCTTCGGAAGCCTTCATGAATGACCT comes from the Candidatus Amarolinea dominans genome and includes:
- a CDS encoding AAA family ATPase, whose product is MSDSHSLPSPTQSTLADLPAWAIEGNKVFLHGPAGVGKTTLGVARLRHLLSQRGVSARRILVLTPQRSLAAPYWDALAAPALARSGSQVTVQTVGGLARSQVELYWPLIAADAGFAHPDREPVFLTLETAQYYMAGLVQPVIASGRLDAVGLSQPRIISQVLDNLNKAALVGFAHTDVARRLQRAWQHDSNRLTVYEDAQELVNAFRTFCLHNNLLDFSLQIQVFSRTLLANDWCRTQLFRSYDHLIADNLEEDTPVAHDLLKLWLPDLKSALLIYDAEAGYRVFLGADPDSAQQLQAVCTQAVALTTHYVSSDDVQALALALTRQLSTRPAPEPAPDPAPATPGVARAAFDVALRRFYPEMLDWTADTIAHLLHEDRVPAAEIAVLAPFVSDSLRFSLMDRLAQRGVPARSHRPSRELRAEPATRCLLTLASLAHPGWQLPPLAADVAQAFYLALDGLDPVRAHLLSRIVYRAKAGEAPTLTSFDIIAGKAQERITYRLGQAYEQLRRWLLAYRVEEVQALDHFLSRLFGEVLSQPGFRFHGDFDAGRVAAQLIESARKFRWAVAGVGQTPLLDMGRDYLGLVESGLIGALFVAGWQENEDAVLIAPAYTFLMRNRAVQHQFWLDVGSSGWAERLDQPLTHPYVLSRRWSEDRIWTDADEVATKQQNLYRLLVGLLRRCRTRVHLGITQWGEQGFEQQGMLVQVLQRVLGQGEKPQGVGG
- the dnaN gene encoding DNA polymerase III subunit beta; this translates as MRISCLQENLAKGLSIVGRAVSSRSTLPVLSNILLATDQGQLKLAATNLEIGINCWIGAKVEDEGAITVPTRILTEFVNSLPTEKIDLDLAVRTQTLNLKCARYEANFKGIDAAEFPTIPTMADRGETAVIELPPATLRQMINQVAFAASTDESRPTLTGVEVRFEEERLTMAATDGYRLARRSGGMGMIGGTRNTVIVPARTLSEVARIVSDASDERPVEVTITPTRNQIMFHVWGKTDSKGGYHQVDIVSQLLDATFPDYNAIVPRGFKTRAVLDTQAFLRTVRMAFLFARDAANAVRLQIIPADGLKPGTLTITATSAELGDNVSEMDALVEGEANEIAFNAKYLIDALSAIDTPQVALEATRSTLPGVIRPVGTGPEDYTQVIMPMQLQK